In a single window of the Sulfurimonas sp. hsl 1-7 genome:
- the gltB gene encoding glutamate synthase large subunit, translating into MVEHHDLLRSFKDNCGFGLVANIKNKPSRKVLNDAITALERMMHRGAVAADGKTGDGSGLLLSMPEEFIRKEAEKNGVELPKQFAVASVFTKDIKHLDVIEETCLANDLKVVLRREVPVNTNALGEQALESLPNIVQLFIVPNSIMATNRFDALLYLSRKEVEHQLIDDRNFYIASMSSSVLSYKGLVMPTHIKEFYKDLTDEAFKISFSLFHQRFSTNTLPEWRLAQPFRAVAHNGEINSVEGNRINVEIKSESIKSEVFSDEEIKRLLPILQKGASDSASADNFLEFLLVNGMDFFKAVRAVIPSAWQNAPHMDPELRAFYEYHSTVFEAWDGPAAFSVTDGRYIGCALDRNGLRPSKYIVTKDDNLLIASEYGVIDIAEEDIKERGRLQSGQMIGLDLKYGKLLKSDDIDNYLKSSNPYMKWLNEHMIYLQEHVEDQYAEIDTLEGDELIRRQKFFNITQEVVEQVIEPMITEGKEAVGSMGDDTPLAAFSTKQRNFTDFFKQKFAQVTNPPIDPIREKVVMSLNTGFGEIHNILNEIPTHAHRLKSISPIITAEKLRVLKSFGDEKSPSYQSFYKNKTFSTAYKGALRAALDTLVETIIDSVKNEGTRIVILDDKDFSADNKVIPMAMAVGRVNFALLKAKIRHLVSIVSVTGEVTDSHSAAVLLGYGASAVYPNLLFSTVADQLTRGKNSNIEQSEALKAAHSALNGGLLKIMSKMGIATIASYRNSGLFDVMGLSREIVQDCFETSNVAVPGLTYEDIDARIEKFHKSAFKDDGFKKIFPLNIGGFYKFYTEQEHHDFGPSVIHAIHAAVDSGKTEDFEKLKAIVNKRGLKFIRDFFELKSDRKAIDISEVEPKEAIFKRFVSAAMSLGSISPEAHETLAIAMNTIGGQSNSGEGGEDKARFGTNRVSKIKQVASGRFGVTPEYLRSAEEIQIKVAQGAKPGEGGQLPGHKVTGLIAKLRHTVPGVTLISPPPHHDIYSIEDLAQLIFDLKQANPKAKIAVKLVSTIGVGTIAAGVAKAYADKIIISGGDGGTGAAPLTSIKFAGNPWELGLSEAHNALKANNLRGLVEVQTDGGLKTGLDVVKAALLGAESYAFGTGVLAIIGCKMLRICHVNKCSVGIATQNEKLRQEFFKGKVEQVINYFTLLAEDVRGIMAELGFKTMEEMIGRVDLLKVKDDEFAQKFDFSAVLHQEDGVNTCQQPFNPPFDDNSFEKGILQQAREAIKYPDHPVKINAEITNLHRSFGTLISGEIAEYYGDEGLKPDSIKLNLTGVAGQALGAFLNNGISIYLQGVANDYIGKGMHGGKIIITSKNEGEEFSAGGNTCLYGATGGKLYISGSVGERFAVRNSGALAIVEGTGDNACEYMTGGVVTILGKTGINFGAGMTGGVAFVYDEEHHFIENVNHELVEAVRIDTDEGDEARHYLKRLLKDYIVETGSEKAKEILENFRVEVRNFWLVKPKNLTKLPLNLENGD; encoded by the coding sequence ATGGTAGAACATCATGATTTATTACGATCATTTAAAGATAACTGTGGATTTGGTCTTGTAGCAAATATCAAAAACAAACCATCTCGTAAAGTTTTAAATGATGCGATCACAGCATTAGAACGTATGATGCACCGCGGTGCAGTTGCTGCTGATGGAAAAACTGGGGACGGTAGTGGACTTTTACTTTCTATGCCTGAAGAGTTTATTAGAAAAGAAGCGGAAAAAAATGGTGTTGAGTTACCAAAACAGTTTGCAGTAGCATCTGTATTTACAAAAGATATTAAACATTTAGATGTAATTGAAGAAACTTGTTTAGCAAATGATTTAAAAGTTGTACTTCGTCGTGAAGTGCCGGTAAACACAAATGCATTAGGTGAACAAGCTCTCGAGTCTTTACCAAATATTGTACAGTTGTTTATCGTACCAAACTCTATTATGGCTACTAACAGATTCGATGCACTTTTATACCTTTCTCGTAAAGAGGTTGAACATCAACTGATCGATGATAGAAATTTCTACATCGCTTCTATGAGTTCAAGTGTTTTATCGTATAAAGGTCTTGTTATGCCTACGCATATTAAAGAGTTTTATAAAGATTTAACAGATGAAGCATTTAAAATTTCATTTTCACTTTTCCACCAAAGATTCTCGACAAATACACTTCCAGAGTGGCGTTTGGCTCAACCATTCCGTGCAGTGGCACACAATGGTGAGATCAACTCTGTAGAGGGTAACCGTATTAACGTAGAGATCAAATCTGAATCTATCAAGTCTGAAGTATTCAGTGATGAAGAGATCAAAAGACTTCTTCCGATCCTACAAAAAGGTGCATCGGATAGTGCTAGTGCAGATAACTTCTTAGAGTTTTTACTTGTAAACGGTATGGATTTCTTTAAAGCTGTTCGTGCAGTGATCCCTTCAGCATGGCAAAATGCTCCGCACATGGATCCTGAACTTCGTGCATTTTATGAGTACCACTCAACTGTATTTGAAGCATGGGACGGTCCGGCAGCATTCTCTGTAACAGACGGTAGATATATCGGTTGTGCACTAGATAGAAACGGTTTACGCCCTTCAAAATATATTGTTACAAAAGATGACAACCTTTTAATTGCATCTGAGTACGGTGTAATAGATATCGCTGAAGAAGATATCAAAGAGCGTGGACGTCTTCAATCTGGTCAAATGATCGGACTTGACCTGAAATATGGGAAACTTTTAAAAAGTGATGATATCGACAACTATTTAAAATCTTCTAACCCATACATGAAGTGGTTAAATGAGCACATGATCTATCTTCAAGAGCATGTAGAGGATCAGTATGCTGAGATCGATACTTTAGAGGGTGACGAGCTAATTAGAAGACAAAAATTCTTTAACATCACTCAAGAAGTTGTTGAGCAAGTAATTGAGCCTATGATTACTGAAGGTAAAGAGGCAGTTGGTTCTATGGGTGATGATACACCTCTAGCAGCTTTCTCAACAAAACAAAGAAACTTTACTGATTTCTTTAAACAAAAATTTGCGCAGGTAACAAACCCGCCAATCGATCCGATTCGTGAAAAAGTTGTTATGAGTTTAAATACAGGTTTTGGTGAAATTCACAATATCTTAAACGAGATCCCAACTCATGCACATAGATTAAAATCTATTTCACCGATCATTACGGCTGAGAAATTAAGAGTATTAAAATCTTTCGGTGACGAGAAGTCTCCAAGCTACCAAAGCTTTTATAAAAATAAGACATTCTCAACTGCATATAAAGGTGCGTTAAGAGCTGCTTTAGATACTTTAGTTGAGACTATTATAGACTCAGTTAAAAATGAGGGTACAAGAATCGTTATCTTAGACGATAAAGATTTTAGTGCGGATAATAAAGTTATCCCTATGGCTATGGCTGTTGGACGTGTTAACTTTGCACTACTAAAAGCAAAAATTCGTCACCTTGTATCTATCGTTTCAGTTACTGGAGAGGTGACAGATTCTCACTCTGCTGCAGTACTTCTTGGGTATGGTGCAAGTGCTGTATATCCAAACTTACTTTTTAGTACGGTTGCAGATCAATTAACTCGTGGTAAAAATAGTAACATCGAGCAATCAGAAGCACTAAAAGCAGCACACTCTGCGCTTAACGGTGGTCTTTTAAAAATTATGTCTAAAATGGGTATCGCGACAATCGCTTCATACAGAAACTCTGGACTATTTGACGTAATGGGACTTTCTCGTGAAATCGTACAAGATTGTTTTGAAACATCAAATGTAGCAGTTCCTGGTTTAACATATGAAGATATTGATGCAAGAATTGAAAAATTCCATAAATCAGCATTCAAAGATGATGGATTTAAAAAGATTTTCCCACTTAATATCGGTGGTTTCTATAAGTTCTATACTGAGCAAGAGCACCACGATTTCGGTCCGTCTGTTATTCATGCAATCCATGCAGCTGTTGACAGCGGAAAAACAGAAGATTTTGAAAAACTAAAAGCGATTGTAAATAAACGTGGCCTGAAATTTATTCGTGATTTCTTTGAACTAAAATCTGACAGAAAAGCTATCGATATCTCTGAAGTTGAGCCAAAAGAAGCTATTTTCAAACGTTTCGTTTCAGCTGCAATGAGTTTAGGTTCTATCTCTCCTGAAGCACATGAGACATTAGCGATCGCTATGAACACAATCGGCGGTCAATCTAACTCAGGTGAGGGTGGAGAAGACAAAGCTCGTTTTGGAACAAACAGAGTTTCTAAAATTAAACAGGTTGCATCTGGACGTTTCGGTGTTACTCCTGAGTACCTAAGAAGTGCAGAAGAGATCCAAATTAAAGTAGCTCAAGGTGCAAAACCTGGTGAAGGTGGACAATTACCGGGTCACAAAGTAACAGGTCTTATCGCTAAGTTACGTCATACGGTTCCTGGTGTTACACTAATTTCGCCTCCGCCACACCACGATATCTATTCGATCGAAGATTTAGCACAGCTGATTTTCGATCTGAAACAAGCAAATCCTAAAGCAAAAATTGCGGTAAAACTTGTTTCAACTATCGGTGTTGGTACAATTGCAGCGGGTGTTGCAAAAGCGTATGCAGATAAAATTATTATCTCTGGTGGTGACGGTGGTACAGGTGCTGCTCCACTTACATCTATCAAGTTTGCGGGTAACCCATGGGAATTAGGTCTTTCTGAAGCGCATAATGCTCTTAAAGCAAATAACTTACGTGGTTTAGTTGAAGTACAAACTGACGGTGGTCTTAAAACTGGTTTAGATGTTGTTAAAGCTGCACTTCTTGGTGCTGAGTCTTATGCCTTTGGTACTGGTGTTCTTGCAATTATCGGTTGTAAAATGCTTAGAATTTGTCACGTAAATAAATGTTCTGTAGGTATCGCTACACAAAACGAAAAACTTCGTCAAGAGTTCTTTAAAGGGAAAGTTGAACAAGTTATCAACTACTTTACACTTCTAGCTGAAGATGTAAGAGGAATCATGGCAGAGCTTGGTTTTAAAACTATGGAAGAGATGATCGGACGTGTTGACCTGCTTAAAGTTAAAGATGATGAATTTGCTCAAAAATTTGACTTCTCAGCAGTACTTCACCAAGAAGATGGTGTAAATACTTGTCAACAGCCTTTCAACCCGCCGTTTGATGACAATAGTTTTGAAAAGGGTATTTTACAACAAGCTCGTGAAGCTATTAAGTATCCTGACCATCCGGTGAAAATCAATGCTGAGATCACAAACTTACATAGAAGTTTCGGTACATTAATCTCTGGTGAGATTGCTGAGTACTACGGTGATGAGGGATTAAAACCAGACAGTATTAAGCTTAACCTTACAGGTGTTGCGGGACAAGCTCTTGGAGCATTCCTAAACAACGGTATCTCTATCTACCTTCAAGGTGTAGCGAATGACTATATCGGTAAAGGTATGCACGGTGGTAAAATCATCATCACTTCTAAAAATGAGGGTGAAGAGTTCAGTGCCGGCGGTAACACTTGTCTTTATGGTGCAACTGGCGGAAAACTTTACATCTCTGGAAGCGTTGGTGAGCGTTTTGCAGTAAGAAACTCTGGAGCGCTTGCTATCGTTGAAGGTACAGGAGATAACGCTTGTGAATATATGACAGGCGGTGTTGTTACTATCCTTGGTAAAACTGGTATCAACTTTGGTGCAGGTATGACAGGCGGTGTTGCATTCGTTTATGATGAAGAACACCACTTTATTGAAAATGTTAACCACGAGTTAGTTGAAGCAGTAAGAATCGATACTGATGAGGGTGACGAAGCTAGACATTACCTAAAACGTTTACTAAAAGACTATATTGTTGAAACTGGTAGTGAAAAAGCAAAAGAGATACTAGAAAACTTTAGAGTAGAGGTGAGAAATTTCTGGTTAGTAAAACCTAAAAACTTAACGAAATTACCTCTTAACTTAGAGAATGGAGATTAA
- a CDS encoding thiamine phosphate synthase — MRLYALCDQEMLDTRGISVEKYIELAKAKNAEIIQYRNKSADISLIKQQLINIRKIYDGFLIVNDAYELIEFCDGVHVGQEDLAQIDTDTKKAVKILRNVIGKDKILGISTHNNEEVLAANEMDLNYIGLGAYRDTSTKKDISHVLGDDLDAIARLSKHYVAAIGGVKEEDRFANVTYHVIGSGLLI; from the coding sequence ATGCGTTTATATGCACTTTGCGATCAAGAGATGCTCGATACTCGCGGCATCTCTGTAGAAAAGTATATAGAACTAGCAAAAGCAAAAAATGCTGAAATAATTCAGTACAGAAACAAATCTGCGGATATATCTCTTATTAAACAACAACTTATCAACATCAGAAAAATCTATGACGGTTTTCTAATCGTAAACGATGCTTATGAGCTTATAGAGTTTTGTGACGGTGTACACGTTGGACAAGAAGATCTTGCACAGATTGATACAGATACAAAAAAAGCTGTAAAGATTTTAAGAAATGTGATTGGAAAAGATAAAATTTTAGGTATCTCTACTCATAATAATGAAGAGGTTCTCGCTGCTAATGAGATGGACCTAAACTACATAGGTTTAGGTGCATACAGAGACACATCTACAAAGAAAGATATATCACATGTCTTAGGAGATGATTTAGATGCAATTGCCAGGCTTTCAAAACATTATGTTGCTGCAATCGGTGGAGTAAAAGAGGAAGATCGCTTTGCAAATGTTACATATCATGTGATAGGAAGTGGTCTGCTCATATGA
- the dksA gene encoding RNA polymerase-binding protein DksA: MQASELEFFKEILESRKEQIEKNINGVNDELNGLSSLELNDEGDHASVNNNSMVESAIVEQQQKELNEILVALGKISKGGYGICEMCEDEIGFQRLKVKPHAVYCIDCREIAEKSKK; this comes from the coding sequence GTGCAAGCAAGTGAATTAGAGTTTTTTAAAGAGATACTAGAGAGTCGTAAAGAACAGATTGAAAAAAATATCAATGGTGTTAACGACGAACTTAACGGGCTAAGTTCTCTAGAACTAAATGATGAAGGTGATCACGCTTCAGTAAATAATAATTCAATGGTAGAGAGTGCTATAGTAGAGCAACAACAAAAAGAATTGAATGAGATACTGGTTGCTCTAGGAAAGATATCTAAAGGTGGATATGGCATCTGCGAAATGTGTGAAGATGAGATAGGTTTTCAAAGACTGAAAGTAAAACCTCATGCTGTTTATTGTATAGATTGTAGAGAGATAGCAGAAAAGTCTAAAAAATAA
- a CDS encoding HAD-IIB family hydrolase, translating into MKKLIFTDLDGTLLNHDDYSFEPSLQALNKIKETQTPLIFTTSKTKAEVIQLQKKVGIIEPFITENGAALFIPKGYQGLALEDLEEYDGYKMILFGKRYNEVVSFYNQYKKEFCMKGFSEMSVDDIMLLTQLDYEHASLAKQRDFTEPFVIEDPAKIQELEVLAESYDLKVTQGGRFYHLIAKGQDKGVAVKETTRLFRKLFDEDIETFGFGDSYNDIPMFKNVDNPIIIQNHCGRYITTDIKNIEKSTYQGSAGFNEKVLSDVF; encoded by the coding sequence ATGAAAAAACTGATATTTACAGATTTAGACGGTACCTTGTTAAATCACGATGATTACTCTTTCGAACCGTCCCTTCAAGCCCTCAATAAAATCAAAGAAACACAAACTCCCCTTATATTTACAACGAGTAAAACAAAAGCCGAAGTTATACAACTACAAAAAAAAGTCGGTATAATAGAACCATTTATAACTGAAAACGGTGCAGCTTTGTTTATACCAAAAGGGTATCAAGGTCTGGCTTTAGAAGATCTAGAAGAGTACGATGGGTACAAAATGATTCTCTTTGGAAAGCGCTATAATGAAGTTGTGAGCTTTTATAATCAGTATAAAAAAGAGTTTTGTATGAAAGGGTTTAGTGAGATGAGTGTCGACGATATTATGCTTTTAACACAGCTTGATTATGAACATGCTTCTCTGGCCAAACAGAGAGATTTTACTGAACCTTTTGTTATTGAAGACCCTGCTAAAATACAAGAGCTAGAAGTTTTAGCCGAGAGTTACGATCTTAAAGTAACGCAAGGCGGGCGTTTTTACCATCTTATAGCAAAAGGTCAGGATAAAGGGGTGGCAGTTAAAGAAACAACCCGGCTATTTCGGAAACTTTTTGATGAAGATATAGAGACTTTCGGTTTTGGAGATAGTTACAATGACATACCGATGTTTAAAAATGTCGATAACCCCATTATTATTCAAAACCATTGCGGTAGATACATCACTACCGACATAAAGAACATTGAGAAATCCACTTATCAAGGAAGTGCCGGATTTAACGAAAAGGTGTTAAGCGATGTCTTCTAA
- the recO gene encoding recombination protein RecO, whose protein sequence is MQGFIINLNRVKEEDLIVTIISKSSLDTLYRFYGSRHGTINIGFKIDYEIEPSSKSTISRLKDVIHIGYKWINDPKKLQLWQQFISLFHQHLKEAEELSEFYFELLERASKQWDKQNPKRIAIELYMELLEYEGRLHHDDICFLCSNKIESDPSIIRAFLPTHFHCNKTMTINHKALKELYTNKSSLFLSDKEVDRLWHVLLEGL, encoded by the coding sequence GTGCAAGGTTTTATTATAAATCTCAATCGTGTTAAAGAGGAAGATTTAATTGTTACTATAATATCTAAATCAAGCTTAGACACCCTTTACAGATTCTATGGATCACGCCACGGTACGATCAACATAGGTTTTAAAATCGACTACGAGATAGAGCCCTCTTCAAAATCGACTATATCAAGACTCAAAGATGTGATCCATATTGGGTACAAATGGATTAATGATCCGAAAAAACTGCAACTATGGCAACAGTTCATCTCACTTTTTCATCAACACCTCAAAGAAGCTGAGGAGTTAAGTGAATTTTATTTTGAGCTTTTAGAAAGAGCTTCGAAGCAATGGGATAAACAAAATCCAAAAAGGATAGCTATAGAACTTTATATGGAACTTTTAGAGTATGAGGGGAGACTCCATCATGATGATATCTGTTTTTTGTGTTCAAATAAAATTGAGAGTGATCCGTCGATTATTAGGGCTTTTCTTCCTACCCATTTTCATTGTAACAAAACCATGACTATCAATCATAAAGCACTCAAAGAACTTTATACAAACAAAAGTTCTCTCTTTTTAAGCGATAAGGAAGTAGATAGATTGTGGCATGTACTCTTGGAGGGTTTATAA
- the dusB gene encoding tRNA dihydrouridine synthase DusB, translated as MSQKISFEKPIYVLAPLAGFTDLPFRSVVKKFGADLTVSEMLSSNALAHGSKKTLHMIEKSPLEDPYSVQIAGADTNIVRQAVEVLNEQEGIDIIDLNCGCPVPKVVGHGSGSSLLLDLPLMGDIIKTIKDTSNKSMTSVKIRLGFEEKNHVDIAKIVEDSGADFLAVHGRTRAGKFKAPVDYDAIAEIKKAVNIPVIANGDIDSYEKAKWVLEHTGADGVMIGRGAVGAPWIFHQLRTGSEDIALDLKHEIIMEHYDKMIEFYGAHGVAMFRKHTHTYSKGYRGASALRNQVNTIVDIQEFRDVIDEFFKNSEMVS; from the coding sequence ATGTCACAAAAAATATCTTTTGAAAAACCTATTTATGTTTTAGCACCATTAGCCGGATTTACCGATCTCCCTTTTAGAAGTGTCGTAAAAAAGTTTGGAGCTGATCTTACTGTTAGTGAGATGTTAAGCTCTAACGCTTTAGCACACGGCTCTAAAAAAACACTTCACATGATTGAAAAGTCTCCACTTGAAGATCCTTACTCTGTTCAAATTGCAGGTGCCGATACAAACATAGTACGCCAGGCAGTTGAAGTGCTCAATGAGCAAGAGGGGATAGATATAATCGATCTTAACTGCGGTTGTCCTGTTCCAAAAGTAGTAGGGCACGGAAGCGGAAGTTCACTTCTGTTAGACCTGCCTTTAATGGGTGATATTATTAAAACTATCAAAGATACTTCGAACAAATCTATGACTTCGGTAAAAATAAGACTTGGATTTGAAGAGAAAAATCATGTGGATATCGCAAAAATCGTTGAAGACAGCGGAGCAGACTTTTTAGCAGTTCACGGTCGTACACGTGCAGGAAAGTTTAAAGCTCCGGTTGATTACGATGCAATAGCAGAGATCAAAAAAGCGGTTAACATTCCTGTAATAGCAAACGGTGATATCGATTCTTACGAAAAAGCAAAATGGGTGCTAGAGCACACAGGGGCTGACGGTGTAATGATCGGACGCGGTGCTGTCGGGGCTCCTTGGATCTTTCATCAACTCCGTACAGGAAGTGAAGATATAGCACTTGATCTTAAACATGAGATCATTATGGAGCATTACGATAAGATGATAGAGTTTTACGGTGCTCACGGTGTAGCAATGTTTAGAAAACATACACATACATACTCAAAAGGATATCGCGGTGCTTCAGCGCTTCGAAACCAAGTAAATACAATAGTTGACATTCAAGAGTTTAGAGATGTCATCGATGAGTTTTTCAAAAACTCTGAAATGGTATCTTGA
- a CDS encoding glutamate synthase subunit beta, which yields MREFLSVERIDPTKRLVVERTKDFKEIYEVFTTNDASTQSDRCIQCGDPYCLNKCPLHNYIPQWLKAVSEKDLEFAFKLSNEPSPFPEVMGRVCPHDRLCEGDCTLNDGHGAITIGSVETYINEEGFKAGLKPDFPGITTDKKVAVIGSGPAGLSAATYLLRSGIAVTMYERADRAGGLLTYGIPNFKLDKKIVDRRVKLLQEAGLELVLNCEVGKDITFEEIADKHDAMFIGIGATKPKSAGIAGEKAPNVYAAMDYLTNIQKKNFSTEYDKKFDFKDLNVVVVGGGDTAMDCLRTAKREGAKSVTCLYRRDEHNMPGSKKEYKNAMEEGVDFTFLVSPKDIILNENGNAVAVEVVKTTLGAKDESGRQRMEEVKGSEYRVNADVIIMSLGFDPVVPSFLAENGIETNGWGGIIINDETHETSTSGVYAGGDCFRGADLVVTAAYDGREAARSIVESLLK from the coding sequence ATGAGAGAATTTTTATCAGTAGAAAGAATCGATCCTACAAAAAGATTAGTAGTTGAGAGAACAAAAGATTTTAAAGAGATTTATGAAGTTTTCACTACGAATGATGCATCTACACAAAGTGACAGATGTATCCAATGTGGGGATCCTTATTGTTTAAATAAGTGTCCGCTTCATAACTACATTCCACAATGGCTAAAAGCTGTAAGTGAAAAAGATCTTGAATTCGCATTTAAACTTTCAAATGAGCCATCTCCATTTCCGGAAGTTATGGGAAGAGTTTGTCCACACGACAGACTTTGTGAAGGGGATTGTACTTTAAATGACGGACACGGTGCGATCACAATCGGTTCTGTTGAAACGTACATCAACGAAGAGGGGTTTAAAGCTGGATTAAAACCTGATTTCCCTGGAATTACGACAGATAAAAAAGTAGCAGTAATAGGAAGTGGTCCAGCTGGTCTTTCAGCGGCAACTTATTTATTACGTTCGGGAATTGCGGTAACTATGTATGAAAGAGCTGACCGTGCAGGTGGTCTTTTAACTTACGGTATCCCTAACTTCAAACTTGACAAAAAGATAGTTGATCGTCGTGTAAAACTTCTTCAAGAAGCTGGACTAGAGTTAGTTCTTAACTGTGAAGTAGGAAAAGATATCACTTTTGAAGAGATTGCAGACAAGCATGATGCTATGTTCATCGGTATCGGTGCTACAAAACCAAAATCAGCAGGTATTGCAGGTGAGAAAGCTCCTAATGTTTATGCAGCTATGGATTACCTTACAAATATTCAGAAAAAGAACTTTAGTACTGAATATGACAAAAAGTTTGACTTTAAAGACTTAAATGTTGTAGTTGTTGGTGGTGGTGATACTGCTATGGACTGTTTACGTACAGCGAAACGTGAAGGTGCTAAATCTGTTACATGTTTATACCGTCGTGATGAGCACAACATGCCGGGTTCTAAAAAAGAGTATAAAAATGCTATGGAAGAGGGTGTTGACTTTACTTTCTTAGTATCTCCAAAAGATATTATTCTAAATGAAAACGGGAATGCCGTAGCAGTTGAAGTTGTAAAAACAACTCTTGGTGCTAAAGATGAATCAGGTCGTCAAAGAATGGAAGAGGTAAAAGGTAGCGAGTACCGTGTTAACGCTGATGTTATTATTATGTCTTTAGGATTTGACCCTGTAGTTCCGTCATTCTTAGCAGAAAACGGAATCGAGACAAACGGTTGGGGTGGAATCATTATTAATGATGAAACTCATGAAACATCTACTTCTGGTGTATATGCCGGAGGGGACTGTTTCCGTGGAGCTGATCTTGTTGTAACTGCTGCATATGACGGTCGTGAAGCTGCTCGTAGTATTGTAGAATCTCTACTAAAATAA
- a CDS encoding 23S rRNA (pseudouridine(1915)-N(3))-methyltransferase RlmH, with protein MNVEIISIAKKEKSIYDPLYKDLTKMISRFAKVSDTEIFTKDVTKAHTISPEASQRAYTKVLEPHLGSGFSVTLHPDGKLIDSFEFSKLLNDKMSVKFFIGGAYGFEDEFLKKSDAVISLGKITMSHKIAKVVLLEQIYRGFSILSNHPYHK; from the coding sequence ATGAATGTAGAGATTATTTCCATCGCAAAAAAAGAGAAATCTATATACGATCCCCTTTATAAAGACCTAACAAAGATGATTTCACGCTTTGCAAAAGTGAGTGATACCGAAATTTTTACAAAAGATGTAACAAAAGCACACACTATCTCACCAGAGGCCTCACAAAGGGCATATACAAAGGTTTTAGAACCTCATTTAGGGAGTGGATTTAGCGTAACTTTGCATCCTGATGGAAAATTAATCGACAGTTTTGAATTTAGTAAGCTTTTAAATGATAAAATGTCGGTGAAATTTTTCATCGGCGGAGCTTACGGCTTTGAAGATGAGTTTTTGAAAAAAAGTGATGCAGTTATAAGTTTAGGTAAAATCACTATGAGTCATAAAATAGCAAAAGTTGTTTTGCTAGAACAGATCTATAGAGGGTTTTCTATACTCAGCAATCATCCATATCACAAATAA
- the accD gene encoding acetyl-CoA carboxylase, carboxyltransferase subunit beta, producing the protein MNLLNLFTRSSQTKEPEKVEASAQWIKCKSCHSLMYYKEVENQNYVCPKCGFHIRIGVKERIALLADEGTFVEHDASLEPVDPLKFVDKKPYTKRVEEGFAKTGRKSSVVSGSCTMNGVGVEVVIFDFSFMGGSLGSVEGEKIVRAVNRAIENKHGLIIFSASGGARMQESTFSLLQMSKTSAALAKLGQHNLPYISVLTDPTMGGVSASFATLGDIIIAEPGALIGFAGQRVIEQTIGSELPDGFQRAEFLLEKGSIDMIVNRNELKKTLSDLLTLLKKD; encoded by the coding sequence TTGAATTTACTAAACCTTTTTACTAGATCATCACAAACTAAAGAACCTGAAAAAGTTGAAGCTTCTGCACAGTGGATAAAATGTAAATCTTGTCACTCTTTAATGTACTACAAAGAGGTTGAAAATCAAAATTATGTATGTCCTAAATGTGGATTTCATATCCGTATAGGTGTGAAAGAGCGTATCGCTTTACTTGCGGATGAAGGAACTTTTGTTGAACACGATGCATCTTTAGAACCTGTAGATCCACTTAAATTTGTTGACAAAAAACCGTATACTAAACGTGTAGAAGAGGGTTTTGCAAAAACTGGTAGAAAGTCTTCTGTAGTAAGCGGTAGTTGTACGATGAACGGCGTAGGTGTAGAAGTAGTTATCTTTGACTTCTCGTTTATGGGTGGATCACTCGGTTCTGTAGAGGGTGAAAAGATTGTTCGCGCGGTAAATCGTGCAATTGAGAACAAACACGGTCTTATCATCTTCTCAGCTTCAGGTGGAGCTAGAATGCAAGAGAGTACATTCTCACTTCTACAAATGTCTAAAACGTCTGCGGCTTTAGCAAAACTTGGTCAACACAACCTTCCGTATATTTCAGTACTTACTGACCCTACAATGGGTGGTGTATCTGCATCGTTTGCAACATTAGGTGATATCATCATCGCTGAGCCGGGTGCACTTATCGGTTTCGCAGGGCAAAGGGTTATTGAGCAAACTATCGGTTCTGAACTTCCAGACGGCTTCCAGAGAGCTGAGTTCTTACTTGAAAAAGGTTCTATTGATATGATCGTTAATAGAAATGAGTTAAAAAAGACACTTTCAGACCTCCTTACACTTCTTAAAAAAGATTAA